The following proteins are encoded in a genomic region of Methylococcales bacterium:
- a CDS encoding O-antigen ligase family protein produces the protein MLSYQKFTEKSHFFCLCCAIIIAIVAPISTAITSVGCVLMLVAWLFSGKVLASLTIAYQQATGKMILIFFVWLVIGTFYAETSWHDKVDTLLSWKKFAYLFILLGLFHSKKWKGYFIHSYVSFMSLAALIGIVLWQLNIVVREGAGHDAGIFMTNYATQSTAFIAALLACIFLRHETTSTLKKQGLSLAIALFIINIFFISGARTAYFALPIAVVFAVGSLYGYKKLPIIMALASVFVLLLVVSSSTLQQRVDEGLKEFNSYDSSPHISSIGVRVIFAKNTVELIKQRPLWGYGTSSFESTYGEYAASHYQGWRALTTTDPHNIYLYISLENGLMGLLIFLIYLYVAFRQGLQQDFYGKLAVSFLMTITVASLFNAYFKTFPEGHLLAFFMGILLAYKPALLLEKNTDA, from the coding sequence ATGCTTTCTTACCAAAAATTTACTGAAAAATCTCATTTTTTTTGCCTCTGTTGTGCGATTATTATTGCGATTGTGGCTCCAATTTCAACGGCAATCACCAGTGTTGGCTGTGTTTTAATGTTAGTTGCATGGCTATTTTCAGGCAAGGTGTTAGCGAGTTTAACGATTGCTTATCAACAGGCAACAGGAAAAATGATTTTAATTTTTTTTGTTTGGTTAGTTATTGGGACTTTTTATGCGGAAACCAGTTGGCATGATAAAGTGGATACCCTGCTGAGTTGGAAGAAATTTGCTTATCTTTTTATTCTTTTAGGCTTATTTCATTCAAAAAAATGGAAAGGCTATTTCATTCATAGTTATGTTAGTTTTATGAGTCTTGCCGCGCTTATTGGGATTGTTTTATGGCAACTGAATATTGTGGTTCGTGAGGGCGCAGGGCATGATGCGGGAATTTTCATGACGAATTACGCGACCCAAAGTACGGCGTTTATAGCCGCGTTATTGGCTTGTATTTTTTTACGGCATGAAACGACCTCTACGCTAAAAAAACAAGGCTTAAGTCTCGCCATCGCGTTATTTATTATTAATATCTTTTTTATTAGTGGAGCAAGAACGGCTTACTTTGCCTTACCGATTGCGGTAGTCTTTGCGGTGGGCAGTCTTTACGGTTATAAAAAGCTCCCGATTATTATGGCGCTTGCCAGTGTATTCGTATTGCTACTGGTGGTCAGTTCTAGCACGCTACAACAACGTGTTGATGAAGGTCTCAAAGAATTTAACAGCTATGACAGTAGCCCGCATATTAGCTCGATTGGTGTTCGGGTTATTTTTGCTAAAAATACGGTGGAATTGATTAAACAACGCCCGTTATGGGGTTATGGAACCTCCTCGTTTGAATCCACCTACGGTGAGTATGCAGCAAGTCATTATCAAGGCTGGCGCGCCTTAACAACCACCGACCCGCATAATATTTATTTATATATAAGCTTAGAAAATGGCTTAATGGGTTTGTTAATTTTTTTAATTTATCTTTATGTGGCGTTTCGACAAGGGTTACAACAAGATTTTTATGGAAAACTTGCCGTCAGTTTTTTAATGACCATCACCGTTGCAAGTTTATTTAATGCGTATTTTAAAACCTTTCCTGAAGGGCATTTACTCGCTTTTTTTATGGGAATCTTACTCGCTTACAAACCTGCCTTGTTACTCGAAAAAAATACCGATGCTTAG